GTGCTAGTACGATCATCTTGTGGGTAGCTATACGCATTAGGGCATCTTTGTTTGAAAAATCTCGAGAAATCTGTAGGACCACATGGACCTTGGGTACAACAATATTGTTGTCCTCCGAACGTGGTACAAGGGTTATTGCATCCTCCAGGTACCCTAAGTGGACCAAGGCATTCACCGTTTATATTAGCCGTACAATGAATTGCATGGCATTTTCCTCCACTGGGATTGGTTGGGGCAAAAGTCATCGGTATATTGAATCCGTCAACCAAAGAAATGTCCCAGAAATCTTGGTTGTTGAATTGGTCCAAAGCATATTCAGCTAGGGTGTTTGGGGATTTGCCCCACCCAGTACAGTGCAGGACCCCACCACAATCTCCGGTCTGGCAAGAACCTCTACCAGCACCATTGAAATTGCAATTAGTACGACCCCATATACGTGCTATCTTAGTGCCCCTCGGTGCATCGATGACCCAAGTCTGGCCTTGATCAAGACGTCGGCCACCGCCTATCGGGGTCGACGCCGCCCAGACGGTGAATGGACAGTTGTTTAGAACCTCAAAAGTGGTAGCATAAGTATAAGTcacaaaagaaagaaggaagaaaacaaaagaagatcTCAAATAGCCCATATTTgggacttttttttaatttgatattattacaAGTTATTGGACAGTTTATATAGGAGTATGGCACCTTGTACATTAATCACATatatgaataataaaatattacattgGAATAATGAAAAGGTGATTGTGGGGCTtcaaagttaattattttaggaGAACTATCAATGCAGAAAACTATCAAGACTTCCAGTTGATACATTGGAAAAGTCTGAaatcgtttcaatttatgtgataataTTTAACAGGTacggaatttaaaaaaaaaagggaatcttttgaaatttacgtcgttaaaatatgacataatttatgtaatttaaattattttattaagaaaaaattactattttaaattaaagttgaaGTGTGTTAtcttatatagaaaaaatatcattcttttttgaaatgtGACTAATTAAAAGGGAGATAacaacatcacataaattgagataaaagaAATAGATCCTTATTTTCTCAATCAGAGGAAATTTTTAAGCACGAATTCGACTTTATCGATACTCAACACAAATACCAGACATCAACTCCTAGGAAGAAATTTTCAAGCCATGTAGAGATAATCACGGGATGAAGTAAATAATTGTGCTGGGTGACGCTTCCAGGaagaaaaattttaatattgtgTGATAGTATTATTTTCTTCCAAAAAGTCTCACTCAATTAACAATATTCTTAACACTATATTTAGcttcttatatttttcaattatatattaatGTGAAATATTTATCTGCAcatattaaattcataattcaagttGCAATTGACTGCATACAAATCAAAGACTTCGTCAATGCACGACGAGTCGTACAAATGCCTTAAAATTTGATGGGCTTATATTTtagacaaaatatattattattataagtatttttaacaataaaaatttgtattatttatttcaatttttagtttagaattataagatttaatatttttttatttaacttcaaatatCATATGAAGTCAAAAAATCAGATAAGCAAATTGAAATTGGAGAGtagtatttattaaaaagtaaaccatatgaaagaaaaaaataactttgcataactttttaagaaatatattagCAACTTtgtattctaaaaaaaaatttagaagaatagacttcaattattttttttataaaagaacagtattattatttttcaaaagttgaAAACCTTCGATTAATTTTCGGCTTTACACCATTAAAGTGTTTGAACCGCCCCTTTTTACGAGTA
The window above is part of the Solanum stenotomum isolate F172 unplaced genomic scaffold, ASM1918654v1 scaffold17773, whole genome shotgun sequence genome. Proteins encoded here:
- the LOC125850574 gene encoding osmotin-like protein OSML13, with the translated sequence MGYLRSSFVFFLLSFVTYTYATTFEVLNNCPFTVWAASTPIGGGRRLDQGQTWVIDAPRGTKIARIWGRTNCNFNGAGRGSCQTGDCGGVLHCTGWGKSPNTLAEYALDQFNNQDFWDISLVDGFNIPMTFAPTNPSGGKCHAIHCTANINGECLGPLRVPGGCNNPCTTFGGQQYCCTQGPCGPTDFSRFFKQRCPNAYSYPQDDRTSTFTCPSGSTNYRVVFCP